The following is a genomic window from Bactrocera tryoni isolate S06 chromosome 2, CSIRO_BtryS06_freeze2, whole genome shotgun sequence.
AGCGGTGGGAGCGGTATTCGACTACCATCGTATAGATGGACTACAGCATGGCGATGGTGTTACCGAATGGATTACTTGCTTGGGGCCCATAAGAGATATGCTGGAGTTAATGGTGAGTACCATACTATTTAATGTAATTACGCTGACTAATTTTGTACGCAACAGATATACAGCAAATCTTCGAATCCGGGTATCAAGTATGAGTATCTGCTGCCTATCACATCAGACTCCGAGGAGAATGAGTTATCAGTAGAAAGTGACGGGTTCTTGAAAAACGGTCCAGAAGAGAGTTTTGCAAGCAATTCACGTTCCGGTCGCAGACGTCGCTTCAACTGGAAAGTAGTTGGCTTCAGCGCCTGTTCCAAAACTTGCGGTGGCGGCATACAAACACCGATTGTGCGCTGTGTACGCGAGAATCCCGTTCGCTACTATTCGCAACGCCGTTGCATGCATTCGGAAAAACCAATGCTGAATGAAAATTTGCTGCGCTGTAATACCCAGCCTTGCCCCGCTTATTGGCGCATCGAGGATTGGAGCGAGTGCCATTGCCAACAGGGTGAAGGTTATCGTGAGCGCGATATAAGCTGTGTGCAAGAACTTGCTTCCGGTATTGTGATACACGTTGACAACTCAGCGTGCATCGATGAGATGCCGAATCCGCGCAAACAATGCGACTGCCCAAAGAATAGACGACGCACACATGCTGCCCGCTATCGTATGGCGCATACGGGCGCAAACGGTACTAATCATCGTGGGCGCGACAAGAATGACAAATCTGGTATTTGGCTAATGTCCGATTGGAATCAGTTCTGTTCGGCTGACTGTGGCTCAGGTGTTGAATATCGCACGATATTCTGTGATCGTACAAAGCCGAATACGGATCGCTGTGACTCGCGTGCCACGCCAGAAATCACTCGTCCATGTGAACGAGAACGTGATTGCGATAAAGGTGAATGGTTCGCAGGGCCGTGGTCACCATGCAATGGAAACTGCTTCAATTTGACACGCAGTCGTGCCGTTTATTGCATCCACAATCATGAAATAGTTAAGGATGAGGATTGCAAACCTGAACTAAAACCACAGTTAGGCGAGAATTGCTCGCATGAAGAAGTGGAATACTGTGGACCACGTTGGCATTACTCTGAGTGGACGGAGGTATTGATcaactattattatatttgcgAAAAGTATACTTTTATGAGCTCTCCTCTCGTTTCTGTGTTCATTTTAGTGTTCGAAATCGTGTGATGGTGGCACTCAACGACGTTCAGTCAAATGCTTAGAGTACGACGAACGCGAGGCTGTAATGCGTGAGTCGGCGAAGTGTCGGTATTCGCTGCGTGAGCCGATCTATCGCAGCTGCAACACCCAAAGATGCGATGGTAAGATACATAACAGAAGTGAGagatttgtaaataataaatacagaCAAAATGTATcagttttttaagtttaagcAAAATCTTTACTCTTTACTAAGTAAGCAAcctaaattaattgaaataaaagtgcTTAAATCCATTTAAttgtatttactttaatatcattaaaaattatatcaaaaattgtggGCGTAGCCTAGCTTTATAATAAGTGTAATGTACATATCCCTCAAACCCTATAAGTAATAATAACCAAATTCGTTGAGTGAATATCTTTTT
Proteins encoded in this region:
- the LOC120768658 gene encoding thrombospondin type-1 domain-containing protein 4 isoform X2 — translated: MLEKLFLAFLAVHATGIITGLSANSGSVSCGGLICRPITGIFTRDPLPEDAYVHVATIPAGSSNISITELGNSINLLVLRTPDQKYIFNGDNVASDSGAYEAVGAVFDYHRIDGLQHGDGVTEWITCLGPIRDMLELMIYSKSSNPGIKYEYLLPITSDSEENELSVESDGFLKNGPEESFASNSRSGRRRRFNWKVVGFSACSKTCGGGIQTPIVRCVRENPVRYYSQRRCMHSEKPMLNENLLRCNTQPCPAYWRIEDWSECHCQQGEGYRERDISCVQELASGIVIHVDNSACIDEMPNPRKQCDCPKNRRRTHAARYRMAHTGANGTNHRGRDKNDKSGIWLMSDWNQFCSADCGSGVEYRTIFCDRTKPNTDRCDSRATPEITRPCERERDCDKGEWFAGPWSPCNGNCFNLTRSRAVYCIHNHEIVKDEDCKPELKPQLGENCSHEEVEYCGPRWHYSEWTECSKSCDGGTQRRSVKCLEYDEREAVMRESAKCRYSLREPIYRSCNTQRCDEPHLELLQNDVAVSCVDEFNNCQWAVKAKLCNYDYYKQNCCYSCGAA